The following coding sequences lie in one Rhodoflexus caldus genomic window:
- a CDS encoding GtrA family protein: protein MINKLLAIYYSNELYRQVLRFGIVGVLSAAGEFGLLILLVEKFGLGYMQANFIAFCFVVIANYIASRLWIFGAGSFSKGVEFVSFFVVVLIGLGINQLSMYFWVESFALDYRIAKILALALVIIWNFLAKKYFVFRRRKPVIVEA, encoded by the coding sequence ATGATAAATAAACTTTTAGCAATTTATTACAGCAACGAATTGTACCGGCAGGTATTGCGTTTCGGTATCGTTGGAGTGCTTTCGGCCGCCGGTGAATTTGGCCTTTTAATTTTACTGGTAGAAAAATTCGGCTTGGGTTACATGCAGGCAAACTTCATTGCTTTTTGTTTTGTGGTCATAGCCAATTATATCGCCAGCAGGTTGTGGATATTTGGTGCCGGTTCTTTTTCAAAAGGGGTGGAGTTTGTCAGTTTCTTTGTAGTGGTGCTTATCGGGTTGGGTATCAATCAGTTGTCCATGTACTTCTGGGTTGAATCCTTCGCGTTAGACTATCGGATTGCGAAAATTCTGGCATTGGCACTGGTAATTATTTGGAATTTTCTTGCCAAGAAGTACTTCGTATTTCGCAGACGCAAACCCGTAATAGTAGAGGCATAA
- a CDS encoding (2Fe-2S)-binding protein → MAAITLTINGKDYQMDIDQQMPLLWAIRDFADLTGTKFGCGISQCGACTVHIDGKPIRSCTYPVMAAQGKKITTIEGISADLSHPVQQAWIAEQVPQCGYCQSGQIMAAVALLKEKPQPTDEDIDKAMQGNLCRCGTYPRIRKAIHRAVAMMQGQPAKTDGK, encoded by the coding sequence ATGGCTGCCATTACGCTTACTATTAACGGAAAGGATTACCAAATGGATATTGACCAGCAGATGCCGTTGCTGTGGGCTATCCGCGATTTTGCCGATTTAACCGGTACAAAATTCGGATGCGGTATTTCGCAGTGCGGCGCATGTACGGTGCATATAGACGGTAAACCGATTCGCTCGTGTACTTATCCTGTCATGGCTGCGCAGGGCAAAAAAATTACAACCATAGAAGGTATCAGTGCAGACCTGAGCCATCCGGTGCAGCAGGCATGGATAGCCGAACAAGTGCCGCAATGCGGTTACTGCCAGTCGGGGCAAATTATGGCGGCCGTAGCCCTGCTTAAAGAAAAACCGCAGCCGACCGACGAGGATATTGACAAAGCCATGCAAGGCAATCTGTGCCGTTGTGGTACGTATCCACGCATTCGCAAGGCCATCCACCGCGCCGTTGCCATGATGCAGGGGCAACCCGCCAAAACTGACGGTAAATAG
- a CDS encoding heavy-metal-associated domain-containing protein, with the protein MSKTHKFATNINCGGCIAKVTPFINAVEVIETWSVDTTNPQKILTVQTATDSPEQVVEAVKKAGFKIEPLS; encoded by the coding sequence ATGTCAAAAACACACAAATTTGCCACTAATATTAACTGTGGCGGCTGTATTGCCAAGGTTACACCTTTTATTAATGCTGTTGAAGTTATAGAAACATGGTCGGTAGATACTACCAATCCGCAAAAAATTTTAACGGTACAAACAGCAACAGACTCTCCCGAACAGGTTGTGGAAGCTGTGAAAAAGGCCGGCTTCAAAATAGAGCCTTTATCTTAG
- a CDS encoding response regulator: protein MNNPLILVIDDDKAIRFLLERIFADKFSVKSFGDVIHATAWLDEGNIPHVIICDINMPYISGIEFMLNIHSSGIYGNVPIIMLSSFSQEEAGKKCMEMGAYAYFEKPFDPQELLQTVHKIFGETNS from the coding sequence ATGAATAACCCGCTTATTTTGGTTATAGACGATGACAAAGCCATTCGTTTTTTGTTAGAGCGGATTTTTGCTGACAAGTTTAGTGTCAAATCTTTTGGCGATGTCATTCACGCTACCGCTTGGCTGGATGAGGGTAATATTCCGCATGTCATCATTTGCGATATTAATATGCCCTATATCAGTGGCATAGAGTTTATGCTAAACATTCACAGCAGCGGTATTTACGGCAATGTGCCCATCATTATGCTTTCCAGTTTCAGCCAAGAGGAAGCGGGTAAAAAATGCATGGAAATGGGTGCGTATGCCTATTTTGAAAAACCCTTTGATCCGCAGGAACTTCTACAAACAGTTCACAAAATTTTCGGAGAAACCAATTCGTAA